A stretch of DNA from Montipora foliosa isolate CH-2021 chromosome 4, ASM3666993v2, whole genome shotgun sequence:
ACCTGTCGAAAGAAGACGCTGCAGCAATTTATCTGTAATAACTAACCGGCCATTGtaaagaacaggaaaaaaaactgtttgaTATGTTATCTTTTTCTGAGGAAGTCTTTCGTTTTCCGGGTCTTCGATATTCGTTTCCCCGAAGCCTTGCCCTGAGCCACTGcctcttttgatttttttgaatGGGTGACTATGTAGCCGGGCAGGTAGACATGAGATGCTACACTAAAAGGAACTACGTGGGATGTGTAGCCTTCATGGAACGCCCAACACCCAAGAAAGCACGGTCTGTAGACATGGTACTTTGTCTGAAATGTCATTCGTCTTCTCGTCCAATCACAATGGGAAGGGGCGAAGACTCTCTTTCGCCCGCCACGTCCCTTCCCGGTGGGTTTGGGCGAGAAGACGGATGACATTTTAGACTAAGAAGTGGTACTGCGGCTACTTCGGTTGAACAAACCTCCCTGTCGAACTAGTATCCGAAACTTCTCAATTCGGTTTCAAGAACCAATGTTTTTCAACTCGTTAAGTCCTGAAATTCAAGACAATGAAAGCATCCCTTTGTTTGCCAAAAGACTTAAAAAATTCCTTCTTTCTTAGTCATATATACTCTTTGTTGAGCTACATactttttctttcctcttcttttctttttcttttgtttttgaaaataatacATTCTATATTTTATGCTGTCCCATAATTTGTGTGATGTACCCAATGTTGTCAGGAAGCCTATAGCTCATAAGCCCCCGGCTTCTATATAGGCTTCCTTGTCATTACCgccttaaacattttttaatttatcgtctttaagttattataaatttctagtgtattgtgtttttttttatttcttttcttttatgtggttaatggcaaataaaaatgaatgaatgaatgaatgaaagaaaaatgagTCCCCGCCAGAGTCACTCCCAGAGGGGATCTTTGTTGTCTTTAAAGATTTCATTGCGTTTCCTTCTTCCCGAAATTACTTGTTCTTAGCTTcttgatccctaaaatggtttattcgctattttcacaaaTATAATACATatcattttggggggttatttgcattaaaacaatggctatccagttcactgaaacATGATACAATGACTTCATGAGAAGAACcaccaaaacgtattgcattatgggaatgggaAAACAGCTatgttttgtctttgttccctgCTTCCAAGTTAAAATTAGCCATGTTTTCTTGCTCCCCAAAACCCTTAAGAAGGCCCAATTAACATCTAACATTTCGACACTCTTGCTGGTGACATCATCATGGGAGACTTAAGGCCGAGTgcagttcttttcctttaatgaGATATAAATATGAAATGTCATTTCTGGACACTTTTGTACACAACACAAACTAACTCATCGCGAAAATCTCATGAAATACAAGGGGTTTTGCAATCTTTGTCTCGATCAGTGTGCGGTGCGATTAGTCTAAGATACATCTATCCAATATTTTCCGGCACCGAAAAGCTTCACACTCGTCGGGTAAAATTTCCCTTTGTACCATGAAACATGGAGCCTTCGGGGTAGTAACAAGCTTCTTTTCTTACTCCAAATTTCTGCTCAAGTTCTTTCACTACCTCTTCCTCCCCTCCTACGATTTCGACAGCTTCTTTCTTGACTCTGTTGTTTCCAAGATATGTTGTAGAAATGAGTTTATTTCCGGTCAGAGTAAGCCTTCCCCAGGGTTTTGCGATAGTGCATATCCGATCGTGGGTAAATGGTGACTTGGCATCTGTTTGATGATACTCTAACCTCTCCTTGAAGTCTTCCGTCTTTCTTTGAGTGAGGTCAAACCCATATCTTATGGCCCATAACGGATCGCCAGGGCTTGTGTACTTCTCTTTCGGCATTTCTTCTCGGTCACATTCATCAACGTTTGTTTTAATCTTTTCTTCGTAGAAATAGTAGTTTTCATCTTTTCGAACTCGATAAATTCCACTTGGCTTCTCCTGATGTTCGCCAAAGGCGTTAAAACGAAGAGGCATCAAGTAAGCATCGCCGAAAGCCACATCTGTCATCCATTCGACATCTTGAATATTCACCATGAGAAACTGATGACCAAGCGGTGGACCGATTATTCCGGTCTTCCGACCATAAGCTGATGCAGAGTGTTTCTTGAAGCTGAAGCCAAAATAATCGAGAAGAAGGGAATACAAAGTATTGAGCTCATAGCAAAATCCTCCGCGATGTCGACGAACAACCTTGTCAAACAGCCAATCCTTTGAAAGTGTTATTCTCTCCTTTCCATACACGCTCAGGTTTTCAAATGGCACCGTTGACAAATGACACCGCTGTAGTTCTGACAAGGTATCGATGGTAGGTTCTATGGGTCCAATATAATGGATACGAGTTAAGTAATCACTTGCTTCTTCCGGAGTAAGTTTTTCCACCATTTTGGAACGAGATGAAACAACTTGA
This window harbors:
- the LOC138000963 gene encoding arylamine N-acetyltransferase, pineal gland isozyme NAT-3-like, which gives rise to MQYTLYVAVVSSRSKMVEKLTPEEASDYLTRIHYIGPIEPTIDTLSELQRCHLSTVPFENLSVYGKERITLSKDWLFDKVVRRHRGGFCYELNTLYSLLLDYFGFSFKKHSASAYGRKTGIIGPPLGHQFLMVNIQDVEWMTDVAFGDAYLMPLRFNAFGEHQEKPSGIYRVRKDENYYFYEEKIKTNVDECDREEMPKEKYTSPGDPLWAIRYGFDLTQRKTEDFKERLEYHQTDAKSPFTHDRICTIAKPWGRLTLTGNKLISTTYLGNNRVKKEAVEIVGGEEEVVKELEQKFGVRKEACYYPEGSMFHGTKGNFTRRV